The following proteins come from a genomic window of Candidatus Effluviviaceae Genus I sp.:
- a CDS encoding transporter — MKSGSWTLTVCIVCALCAPAAAAPIVGTSGNVLPQGKFMIDVWATWQEYTRTYSYNLDGNGQEGWVELGDDMALTAASFVPRLLYGVTDWLTIRASLPIEDRFKDFPEADGHAASTGLGDVIVDPKILLYRGRSGYPVASLLTGVRFPTGATDSDFPLSDGSTDFCGGFAVTHAAGSFAAHLCSVYWVNGKAKGGADLKDVSVTTVTVEDALNEHWSLAWEGRATLGEDLGKYYRVYACPGVAWTDGGKLTVGLSALVPVAAKGCPAIGLYDFDWAPYLRVYYRF; from the coding sequence ATGAAGAGCGGGTCCTGGACGTTGACGGTCTGCATCGTCTGCGCGCTCTGCGCACCCGCGGCCGCCGCGCCGATCGTCGGCACCAGCGGGAACGTGCTGCCGCAGGGCAAGTTCATGATCGACGTGTGGGCGACCTGGCAGGAGTACACGCGCACCTACAGCTACAACCTCGACGGCAACGGGCAGGAGGGCTGGGTTGAGCTCGGCGACGACATGGCCCTGACGGCCGCCTCGTTCGTCCCGAGGCTCCTCTACGGCGTGACCGACTGGCTCACCATCCGGGCGTCGCTGCCCATCGAGGACCGGTTCAAGGACTTTCCCGAGGCCGACGGCCACGCGGCAAGCACGGGGCTCGGCGACGTCATCGTGGACCCGAAGATCCTGCTGTACCGCGGCCGGTCCGGCTACCCGGTGGCGTCGCTCCTGACCGGCGTGCGGTTCCCGACCGGGGCCACCGACAGCGACTTCCCGCTGTCCGACGGCTCGACCGACTTCTGCGGGGGCTTCGCCGTCACCCACGCGGCGGGCTCGTTCGCCGCGCACCTCTGCTCGGTCTACTGGGTGAACGGGAAGGCGAAGGGCGGTGCCGACCTGAAGGACGTGTCCGTCACGACGGTGACGGTCGAGGACGCTCTGAACGAGCACTGGTCGCTGGCGTGGGAGGGGCGCGCGACGCTCGGCGAGGACCTGGGCAAGTACTATCGCGTGTACGCGTGCCCCGGCGTCGCCTGGACGGACGGCGGGAAGCTGACCGTCGGGTTGAGCGCGCTCGTGCCGGTCGCGGCGAAGGGCTGCCCGGCGATCGGCCTGTACGACTTCGACTGGGCACCCTATCTCAGGGTCTACTACCGCTTCTGA
- a CDS encoding 2-oxoacid:ferredoxin oxidoreductase subunit beta, which produces MSDTAAKDDLSTGAEITWCRGCGNFGILEAFKTAVRALEGRGVPRERLVIVAGIGQHAKIFDYAAVSGFYSLHGRAVATAQGIKLANPGLVVAAFVGDGDTMGEGIEHLVFAAKRNADITVVMHDNGVYALTTGQRAPTSARGYRGPSTPRGSVEDPLNPLVIALESGATFVARGYSGRKKELAELLTAAVLHKGFSFVDVLQPCVTFNNTYAAYEELTAPLEGGPLAFDDALTAARRQDRLPLGVFYRADKPTHEEALLGGRNPAARPSRDARRDRVRRLLVG; this is translated from the coding sequence GGCCGCGAAGGACGACCTCAGCACGGGGGCGGAGATCACGTGGTGCCGCGGCTGCGGCAACTTCGGGATCCTCGAGGCGTTCAAGACAGCGGTCCGCGCGCTCGAGGGGCGTGGTGTGCCCCGCGAGCGGCTCGTCATCGTCGCCGGCATCGGCCAGCACGCGAAGATCTTCGACTACGCCGCGGTCTCGGGGTTCTACTCGCTCCACGGGCGAGCGGTCGCGACGGCGCAGGGCATCAAGCTCGCGAACCCGGGCCTCGTCGTCGCCGCCTTCGTCGGCGACGGTGATACGATGGGCGAGGGCATCGAGCACCTCGTCTTCGCCGCCAAGCGGAACGCGGACATCACCGTGGTGATGCACGACAACGGCGTGTATGCGCTCACGACCGGACAGCGGGCGCCCACGAGCGCGCGCGGGTACCGCGGGCCCTCGACGCCGCGCGGGAGCGTCGAAGACCCGCTCAACCCGCTCGTCATCGCGCTCGAGTCGGGAGCGACGTTCGTGGCGCGCGGGTACTCCGGGCGGAAGAAGGAGCTGGCCGAGCTCCTCACGGCGGCGGTGCTGCACAAGGGGTTCTCGTTCGTCGACGTGCTCCAGCCGTGCGTCACCTTCAACAACACGTACGCGGCGTACGAGGAGCTGACGGCGCCGCTCGAGGGCGGCCCGCTTGCGTTCGACGACGCGCTCACGGCCGCGCGGCGGCAGGACCGCCTGCCGCTCGGCGTGTTCTACCGCGCGGACAAGCCGACGCACGAGGAGGCGCTGCTCGGCGGGAGGAACCCGGCCGCGCGCCCGTCGAGGGACGCGCGGCGCGACCGCGTCCGGCGTCTGCTCGTCGGTTGA